Within the Kingella potus genome, the region CCGTGTTGGCACTGATGGCGGCCAAAGGCGACATCGTGCTGTGCCAGAGCGAAGAGGAAATCAAGCGGCGGCGTGCCTGCTGCCGGCGGTTCAACTTGGATGTTTTGAACCAGGGGGCGCAGGGCAGGGTAAACTATCTGGCCAGCCCGGTCAGCGGCGGCGGCTTCGGCACGAACAATATCGAAAAGCTGTTTATGCTGGCGCACCACCAAAAAACCGATTCCGGCAAATGGGCGCAGTTTGCTTGGGAAAACCTGCAAAAAGCCGGCCTGAAAGTGCTGAAAGACGGCGTTACGCTGGAAAGCGATGCCGACAATCTGGCGGAAATCGAACGCCAGGCGGAGGAGTTTAAAGCACGCCGCCTGCCCATGTTCCAGCAGCTGCAATGTCTGGACGCATGATGCGGCAGGCCGTCTGAAACGGATTGGAAAGTATCTGCGGCGTTGCAGCACCCGGTGGTGCCGCTGCGCCGCATTTTTTTCAGACGGCCTGTTCCACCCGTCAGCCGAAACGAGGAAATTTCATATGCAGGCAACAGTTTATCTCGAAGATCAGGAATACATCGCCCTGTGCGACCTTTTGAAGCTCGCCGGCCTTGCCGAGAGCGGCGGGCAGGCCAAAGCCCTGATTGCTGCAGGCGCGGTGCGCCGTAACGGCGGGGCGGAAACCCGCAAAACAGCGAAAATACGCGGCGGCGACATCATCGAACTGGACGGCGCAAGATTGGAAATAGCGGATGGATATGACCCCGATGCCGCCGCATGACGACAGGCCGTCTGAAAAACCGCTGTCCGAGCCCGTACCGCCCGAAGACTGGGAATGCTGCGGCAGCGAATGCGGCGATGCCTGCACGTTTGCCATCTACCGCCGCGAAAAAGCCGCCTATGAAGCGCAGCTCAAGCGGCAGGAAGAACAGAAATGATAGATCTGCACTGCCATTCCACCGTGTCCGACGGCCGTCTGAATCCCGACGAAGTAGTGCGGCTGGCACACCAAAACGGCTGCACCATGCTCGCGCTTACCGACCACGACCACACCGGCGGCCTTGCCCAAGCCCGCGCCGAAGCGGCAAAACTCGGCCTGCGCTTTATCAGCGGCGTGGAAATTTCGGTAACGTGGCGCGGCCGCACGATACACGTTGTCGGACTGGATTTCGATGAACACAACGAACCGCTGCAAAACCTGCTGGCCGAAGTGAGGAAAGGCCGTCTGAAAAGGCTGGAAGCCATCGCCGCCAAGCTGGAAAGCAAAGGCATTGCGGGCGCGTACGAAGGCGCGCTTGCGCTGGCGGCAAACAAAGAAATGGCCTCCCGCACCCATCTGGCCGAATTTCTCATCGGCGGCGGCCATGTCCGCAACAAGCAGCAGGCCTTTACCAAATATTTGGGCGACGGCAAATCCTGTGCCGTGCCGCACCGCTGGACGACGCTTGCCGACTGTGTAAACGCAGTCAATGGCGCAGGCGGCCTGGCCGTTATCGCCCACCCGATGCGCTACGGTTTTTCCGCCACCGCCAAACGCAATCTGTTTGAAGAATTCAAATCGCTGGGCGGCGCGGGCATCGAAGTACACAGCGGAAGCTGCCAACCCAACGACCGCCGCAACTATGCGCAGCTTGCCGAACGCTACGGCCTGCTTGCGAGCGCGGGCAGCGATTTCCACCGCCCGAACGATTTTTCCGGCGGCATCTTGGGCGCGTGTCCCGAACTGCCGGAAAACTGCCGTCCCGTTTGGGAATATTTCAAGGCCGTCTGAAACAGGCCGTCTGAAAACCGCGTATCTGCCTAAGGCCGTATATGCAGCCCGGCCTGTTTGCGTTTTTGGCGATAAACCGGTGCAAAGGCAGGGCAGCCAAAATGCCGCCCCAAGAGCCGAATCAAACGGAGCGCAGGGCGCGTTTGGGAGGAAAAGACCGGTTTCCCGCCGTCCTCTCCCGTTTGTCCGGCCAGTTTTTTAGCACGGCCAATGTTTTTTCCGCATCCCGATTTTTCTTCCCTTACCGTTTTCTTTCCGCCTTTCCCGCCCGTTTCGATAGGCCGGCATCAGCCATGAACAAACCGGACTTTGGCCGTAACGGCACTTGCCGCGCCCAAGCGGAACACCTTTGCCTTTTGTGCCGGCTTCTGCCCGCGGATTCGTCTGCGGACAAGGTTTGCCGCCTCGCGAAACACGGCAGGCTTTTTCAGACGGCCTCCAATGCAGCCCGCATCCGCCTGCGCTATAATTCCCGCTTCAAATCATAAGGAAAGAGGCAGAAATGAACTCCATCAATCCAGACGAAATCGTCATTTACGGCACCACGGGCAACGGCAAAACCTTCCGTCCGAGCGACTGGGCGGAGCGGCTGTGCGGCATCCTCTCCTCCTTCGACAAAGACCACCGGCTTTCCTACCACCAATGGGTCCGCCCGCTTTTGGTCGGAAAAATCCGCAGCGTTGCCGTCGGCAGACAGCTCGAAACCATCAATCCGCCCATGTTCCGCTTCCTGATGGACTTTGCCGCCGACAACGATTTGCGCGTCCTCGATGCCGACGCTCTGGCCGCGCTCGATCAGCCGCCTGCGCCGCCACAGCCGGCAACCCCGCCTGCC harbors:
- a CDS encoding RNA-binding S4 domain-containing protein; protein product: MQATVYLEDQEYIALCDLLKLAGLAESGGQAKALIAAGAVRRNGGAETRKTAKIRGGDIIELDGARLEIADGYDPDAAA
- a CDS encoding PHP domain-containing protein, with product MIDLHCHSTVSDGRLNPDEVVRLAHQNGCTMLALTDHDHTGGLAQARAEAAKLGLRFISGVEISVTWRGRTIHVVGLDFDEHNEPLQNLLAEVRKGRLKRLEAIAAKLESKGIAGAYEGALALAANKEMASRTHLAEFLIGGGHVRNKQQAFTKYLGDGKSCAVPHRWTTLADCVNAVNGAGGLAVIAHPMRYGFSATAKRNLFEEFKSLGGAGIEVHSGSCQPNDRRNYAQLAERYGLLASAGSDFHRPNDFSGGILGACPELPENCRPVWEYFKAV